A genome region from Frankineae bacterium MT45 includes the following:
- a CDS encoding putative ABC transport system ATP-binding protein has product MSRRPVIALHRASKIYGEGDTAVHAVRDVELVVERGEYLAIMGASGSGKSTLMNIIGCLDETTRGQYLLDGVDVKELDEHQQAVIRNRKIGFIFQSFNLIPRTRAVENVALPLSYAGVRGAERRRRALAALDAVGLANRTGHLPTELSGGQQQRVAIARAIVTEPVLLLADEPTGALDSHSTEEVLALFDRLNQEGRTVVVITHEEDVAAHAKRVIRMKDGQIISDVRQLPAITTARHASEPPATAHLVAGAVAS; this is encoded by the coding sequence ATGAGCCGCCGGCCGGTCATCGCGCTGCACCGAGCGAGCAAGATCTACGGCGAGGGTGACACCGCGGTGCACGCAGTACGGGACGTCGAGCTGGTCGTCGAACGGGGTGAATACCTGGCAATCATGGGCGCATCCGGCTCGGGGAAGTCGACGCTGATGAACATCATCGGCTGCCTGGACGAGACGACCCGCGGCCAGTACCTACTCGACGGGGTGGACGTCAAGGAGCTTGACGAGCACCAGCAGGCGGTCATCCGCAACCGAAAGATCGGGTTTATCTTCCAGAGTTTCAACCTGATTCCCCGTACCCGGGCGGTTGAGAACGTCGCGCTACCACTCTCCTACGCCGGAGTCCGGGGGGCCGAGCGGCGGCGACGGGCGCTCGCGGCACTCGATGCGGTCGGACTGGCCAATCGCACCGGGCACCTGCCGACCGAGCTCTCCGGTGGGCAGCAGCAGCGAGTGGCGATCGCCCGGGCGATCGTCACCGAACCCGTGCTGCTGCTGGCCGACGAGCCGACCGGGGCGCTGGATTCCCACTCGACGGAGGAGGTCCTGGCCCTCTTCGATCGGTTGAACCAGGAGGGACGAACCGTCGTCGTGATCACCCACGAGGAGGACGTGGCCGCGCACGCCAAGCGAGTAATCCGCATGAAAGACGGGCAGATCATCTCCGACGTGCGCCAGTTGCCGGCGATCACCACCGCCCGACACGCCTCCGAACCTCCGGCCACTGCGCACCTGGTCGCCGGGGCGGTCGCGTCGTGA
- a CDS encoding putative ABC transport system permease protein encodes MNVLGSLRFAARGIGANKLRSLLTTLGILIGVAAVIILLSVGTGSSAAVSKRISALGTKTLTINRSASGNGRAGQSATGPGGAGGGGFAGGGFAGGPPGAGGAGGAAGGGSSSSSSTRSSSTDLTLADASAVAAKGTASGIADVAPVVTASSVVSGYTGVTHTVSSFIGSTPSYLTINNDTVQYGTSFSDNDYSTRSDVAVIGATVAKDLFGTASDAVGKTVQFNGKNFIVRGVLTAKGSTGFTDQDDLVVAPLTAVQDEFTGVGQSLSSIVVEASTSGSVTKAENAINSELDTRHDVTSSTRDYTVSNASSVVATATSTTHTLTVLLGAVAAISLFVGGIGVMNIMLVTVTERTREIGIRKAIGAGKADIVVQFIAEAVMLTIFGAAVGVVVGLIGSRFQIVGIQPVVAPGSVGLAFGVAVAIGLFFGIYPANRAASLKPIDALRYE; translated from the coding sequence GTGAACGTACTCGGATCACTGCGCTTCGCGGCCCGAGGAATCGGGGCCAACAAGCTGCGATCGCTGCTCACCACGCTCGGCATTCTCATCGGTGTAGCCGCCGTCATCATCCTGCTCTCGGTCGGCACCGGATCGAGCGCCGCCGTCTCCAAGCGGATCTCCGCCCTCGGAACCAAGACGCTCACCATCAACCGCTCCGCGAGTGGTAACGGCCGAGCCGGCCAGTCCGCCACCGGCCCTGGGGGTGCCGGTGGCGGAGGATTCGCGGGCGGCGGATTCGCTGGAGGGCCGCCCGGAGCAGGCGGAGCGGGCGGAGCGGCGGGAGGTGGGAGCAGTTCCAGTTCGAGCACGCGCTCCTCCTCCACCGACCTGACCCTGGCCGACGCGTCGGCGGTGGCGGCCAAGGGCACGGCGTCGGGTATCGCCGACGTGGCGCCGGTGGTCACCGCCTCGTCGGTGGTCTCCGGGTACACCGGCGTGACGCACACGGTCTCCAGCTTCATCGGCTCGACGCCGAGCTACCTCACCATCAACAACGACACCGTGCAGTACGGGACGTCCTTCAGCGACAACGACTACAGCACCCGCAGCGATGTTGCCGTGATCGGAGCTACCGTCGCCAAGGACCTCTTCGGCACCGCCTCAGATGCGGTGGGGAAGACCGTCCAGTTCAACGGGAAGAACTTCATCGTTCGCGGCGTCCTCACCGCCAAGGGCTCAACCGGCTTCACCGACCAGGACGACCTCGTCGTGGCACCACTCACCGCGGTGCAGGACGAGTTCACCGGCGTTGGGCAGAGTCTCTCGAGCATCGTCGTCGAGGCGTCGACCTCCGGGAGTGTCACCAAGGCCGAGAACGCCATCAACAGCGAACTCGACACGCGTCATGACGTCACCTCCTCCACCCGCGACTACACGGTGAGCAATGCCTCCTCGGTGGTGGCGACGGCGACCAGCACTACGCACACCCTGACCGTGCTCCTCGGTGCGGTGGCGGCGATCAGCCTCTTCGTCGGCGGTATCGGCGTCATGAACATCATGCTCGTCACGGTCACCGAACGGACCCGGGAGATCGGCATCCGGAAGGCAATCGGAGCTGGCAAGGCCGACATTGTCGTGCAATTCATTGCCGAAGCGGTGATGCTCACCATCTTCGGGGCCGCGGTCGGGGTGGTGGTCGGCCTCATCGGCAGCCGCTTCCAGATCGTCGGAATCCAACCGGTGGTCGCCCCGGGGTCGGTCGGCCTCGCCTTCGGCGTCGCCGTCGCAATCGGGCTCTTCTTCGGCATCTACCCCGCGAACCGAGCCGCATCGCTCAAGCCGATCGATGCGCTCCGATATGAATAA
- a CDS encoding pilus assembly protein FimV yields the protein MKAIHRVAIAGTGIALLSGALVGCGGSSTSGTTSSASASSTAGAAAGATGAAGASGAAGGRGGLFSDSKVQQCLTAAGISIPTGGGAGGAGGAGGTPPSGAMPSGGGTPPSGFPSGGARPSGAPGGMDSAQQAKIQAALKACGISLPTGGAGAPASAAS from the coding sequence ATGAAGGCAATTCACCGCGTCGCGATCGCCGGCACCGGCATCGCGCTGCTCAGCGGAGCGCTCGTCGGGTGCGGCGGCTCCAGCACCTCGGGGACCACCAGCTCAGCGTCGGCCAGCTCGACGGCTGGGGCCGCCGCGGGAGCTACTGGGGCGGCTGGAGCTAGCGGCGCGGCCGGGGGTCGAGGCGGCCTCTTCAGCGACTCGAAGGTGCAGCAGTGCCTCACCGCCGCCGGCATCTCGATCCCGACCGGCGGCGGCGCGGGGGGTGCGGGCGGTGCCGGTGGCACGCCTCCATCGGGGGCCATGCCATCGGGCGGCGGCACGCCACCCTCCGGATTCCCCTCCGGCGGAGCGCGTCCCTCGGGCGCACCGGGCGGCATGGACTCCGCTCAGCAGGCGAAGATCCAGGCCGCGCTGAAGGCCTGCGGTATTTCGCTGCCCACTGGTGGAGCTGGCGCCCCTGCGTCAGCCGCCAGCTAG
- a CDS encoding DNA-binding transcriptional regulator, MarR family, translating into MAPSDFASSPSFLLSQVGALSAQRFAAATAPCGLTPRELAVLRNILDLGPRTQQQLADELGMHRNNMVSLIDELERKGLARRVRSTTDRRAFDIEVTQSGRSAAECVSQLVPTLDSELVADLSRGERSVLIDLLTRIADAAGLTSGVHPHLSSRR; encoded by the coding sequence ATGGCGCCCTCGGACTTCGCGTCGTCGCCGTCGTTCCTGCTGTCTCAGGTCGGCGCGCTGTCGGCGCAGCGATTTGCCGCCGCGACGGCACCATGCGGGCTGACACCTCGTGAGCTCGCGGTCCTGCGCAACATCCTCGACCTCGGGCCGCGTACCCAGCAACAGCTCGCCGACGAGCTCGGGATGCACCGCAACAACATGGTTTCGTTGATCGACGAGCTGGAGCGAAAGGGGCTGGCGCGCCGCGTCAGGAGCACGACCGATCGACGCGCCTTCGACATCGAAGTCACCCAGAGCGGACGAAGCGCGGCCGAATGCGTCTCTCAGCTCGTGCCGACCTTGGACAGCGAACTGGTCGCAGATCTGAGTCGTGGCGAACGGTCAGTGCTCATCGACCTACTCACCAGGATCGCCGATGCCGCCGGGCTCACGTCCGGCGTCCACCCGCACCTGAGCAGTCGGCGCTGA
- a CDS encoding Putative NADH-flavin reductase: MFGATGLTGREVVRIAHERGHRVIAAARSAADMSWPAGVEAAAVDILDPARVTNVLRAADAAVVAVGIGTTRGPTTVYSAGVEHVLGAMSELGVRRMSVVSAAPAGPRDALPRSQRMLARILDQFFGETYRDMQRMETALQGSDIDWTCLRPPRLVNNREPGYRLSSRPLGGSVGRTGLAAACLDVLDDTTFRREFRYISS, translated from the coding sequence GTGTTCGGAGCGACCGGGCTGACCGGCCGCGAGGTTGTCCGAATCGCGCACGAGCGAGGCCACCGCGTGATCGCCGCCGCCCGCTCTGCGGCCGACATGTCGTGGCCGGCGGGCGTCGAGGCGGCGGCGGTCGACATCCTCGATCCGGCCCGGGTCACCAACGTCCTGCGCGCGGCCGACGCGGCCGTCGTCGCCGTCGGCATCGGAACTACCCGCGGGCCCACCACGGTCTACTCGGCAGGTGTCGAGCACGTGCTGGGGGCGATGTCCGAATTGGGTGTGCGTCGAATGTCCGTCGTCTCGGCGGCACCGGCCGGACCGCGCGATGCGCTGCCCCGCTCGCAGCGCATGCTCGCGCGCATACTCGATCAGTTTTTCGGGGAAACCTATAGGGACATGCAGCGGATGGAGACTGCCCTTCAAGGCAGCGACATCGACTGGACCTGCCTGCGCCCCCCGCGATTGGTGAACAACAGAGAGCCCGGCTACCGGCTCAGTTCGCGCCCACTCGGCGGCAGCGTCGGGCGAACCGGTCTCGCCGCGGCCTGTCTTGACGTGCTCGACGACACCACATTTCGGCGCGAGTTCCGCTACATCAGCAGCTGA
- a CDS encoding EAL and modified HD-GYP domain-containing signal transduction protein, which produces MSSATSDVVVGRQSIHGRDSKIVAYELQFLSVDDASDHSGLSGEELTDTVLFGAISLGLKRLIDGKMLFCNIPRSVLVGEIPLTLPPRITVLQLPTSVASDPEAIAGCRRLIDAGFQLAMDDFEWTPNAAELLPLLSVVKIDVHDVPVNQLIHMLEKYDPYELRVVAKNIHTEEEWETAHSLGFELFQGQYLHRPVAVAGRKLEPSNLARLKMAATVLSRTLDFEELEDVLRREPVLTYQILQLASIGRVGETGRKIHSIREALIMAGSYRIQNWLSLLLARSTGQSSGDVMIATLTRARACELLAAMLDTPDAKSAFAAGMLSGFDTLLQMPSAEVIRTLPLAPELQEAAFGDKTPLARVIRDVIAHEDGPTGTSAADAPARLSDASESQIAAALAQGFSWAIEANESISAA; this is translated from the coding sequence ATGAGCAGTGCGACCTCGGATGTCGTCGTCGGACGGCAGAGCATTCACGGGCGAGACAGCAAGATCGTCGCCTACGAACTCCAATTCCTCTCGGTTGACGACGCCAGCGACCACTCCGGCCTCTCCGGCGAGGAGCTGACCGACACGGTGCTCTTCGGGGCGATCAGCCTCGGCTTGAAGCGCCTCATCGACGGCAAGATGCTCTTCTGCAACATCCCTCGCTCCGTCCTGGTCGGCGAGATCCCACTGACGCTTCCCCCGCGAATTACGGTGCTTCAGCTCCCGACGTCGGTTGCCTCCGACCCAGAGGCCATCGCCGGGTGCCGGCGCCTCATCGACGCGGGCTTCCAGTTGGCGATGGACGACTTCGAATGGACGCCTAATGCCGCCGAACTCCTGCCGCTGCTCTCGGTGGTGAAGATCGACGTCCACGACGTTCCGGTGAACCAGCTCATCCACATGCTGGAGAAGTACGACCCGTACGAGCTTCGCGTGGTGGCAAAGAACATTCACACCGAGGAGGAGTGGGAGACGGCCCACAGCCTCGGCTTCGAACTCTTCCAGGGTCAGTACCTGCACCGCCCGGTCGCCGTGGCCGGACGCAAGCTCGAGCCGAGCAATCTGGCACGGCTGAAGATGGCAGCGACCGTGCTCAGCCGGACGCTCGACTTCGAGGAGCTGGAGGATGTGCTGCGCCGTGAACCGGTGCTCACCTACCAGATCCTGCAGCTCGCTTCGATCGGACGGGTCGGCGAGACCGGCCGCAAGATCCACTCGATTCGCGAGGCCCTCATCATGGCTGGCAGCTACCGGATCCAGAACTGGCTCTCGCTGCTGCTGGCCCGCTCGACCGGTCAGTCCTCCGGTGACGTGATGATCGCGACGCTGACCCGGGCCCGGGCCTGCGAACTGCTGGCGGCGATGCTCGATACGCCGGACGCCAAAAGCGCCTTCGCGGCCGGAATGCTCTCTGGCTTCGACACCTTGCTGCAGATGCCCTCGGCGGAGGTCATCCGCACCCTGCCGCTCGCGCCGGAGCTGCAGGAGGCGGCCTTCGGTGACAAGACTCCGCTGGCCCGCGTGATCCGAGACGTCATCGCCCACGAGGATGGGCCGACCGGTACCTCAGCGGCCGACGCCCCGGCCCGGCTCTCGGACGCCAGCGAGTCGCAGATCGCGGCCGCGCTCGCGCAGGGTTTCAGTTGGGCCATCGAGGCGAACGAGTCAATTTCTGCGGCGTAA
- a CDS encoding HNH endonuclease: MIGSDSLLTALISSAALICLVVMVARGVALKPSRHRDPIRRFSHDELIEVISRAGGRCEHHDLLGRRCEATTGLHADHVHPHSKGGQTSLANAAALCAWHNMKKGARVPYDWEISRLEARRAAYFPADASRHIVRRTRRSEHPA, translated from the coding sequence ATGATCGGCTCGGATTCGCTTCTCACTGCCCTCATCTCGAGCGCCGCCCTGATCTGCCTGGTCGTGATGGTGGCCCGCGGAGTGGCCCTCAAGCCGTCCCGGCACCGCGACCCGATTCGCCGATTCAGCCACGACGAGCTGATCGAGGTGATATCCCGGGCCGGCGGGCGCTGCGAGCACCACGACCTTTTGGGGCGGCGCTGCGAGGCGACCACCGGCCTGCACGCCGATCACGTCCATCCGCACAGTAAGGGCGGTCAGACGTCGCTGGCCAACGCAGCTGCACTCTGCGCCTGGCACAACATGAAGAAGGGCGCGCGGGTGCCGTACGACTGGGAGATCAGCCGGCTGGAGGCCCGCCGGGCGGCGTACTTCCCGGCCGATGCCTCCCGCCACATCGTTCGGCGAACGAGGCGTTCGGAGCACCCGGCGTAG
- a CDS encoding diguanylate cyclase (GGDEF) domain-containing protein — MGVAERRRLNGAAIRPTDSPRSVDSPRPTEPTLPPESPRSTDSPRSAPRSRVREFWAFARRRPAVVSRQVFTFTIGGSYVLAGVLGFIALGSAPFALRHSALLSLIAAIAVVGGGTIMLLGKVLPPSTFHMLLAIGTLLISVAIALISDFPPAAVDDGLMFLAITVACTFYFDLVSATIHVIIVEICMYFAAQFSGLYEGEIVYLQGILIFVAIAVAWLTRAATAADRDALTGLYSRRGFDVQLARAIADANRGDQALAVVVIDLDDFKSVNDLYGHGEGDRLLTAISQIWKRSVDRDQIMCRQGGDEFALILPGFTANRAAAVADELRALVLHETSFSAGVAELRADDSQSKLLGRADVAVYNAKSGGGGQTCQYGVTDDGSTSTEIYQALENGEFAVYFQPILDLASGQISGDEALIRWIHPERGLVSPLEFIPLAERSGAIHAIGRWILREACERTVAYSRQTGRPRSISVNASGHELTNPEYAGYIASVLAETGLEASSLIIEVTESTFDADHLRVLAVLRSLRELGVRIAIDDFGTGYSSLNRLDHLPVNVLKIDKSFVDAIPEAGGEVPVLRAIVAMAIALDLTIVAEGVETPRQAQVLTELGCSHAQGFYFGRPAPEHQQTAVNPIRVVGSERALRSSGTWHSPQIVA; from the coding sequence ATGGGCGTTGCTGAACGCAGAAGGTTGAACGGTGCGGCGATTCGCCCTACCGATTCGCCGCGTTCCGTCGATTCGCCGCGCCCGACCGAGCCGACGCTCCCGCCTGAGTCACCGCGATCGACCGACTCACCGCGCTCCGCGCCCCGCAGTCGGGTCCGGGAATTCTGGGCCTTCGCCCGCCGCCGCCCGGCCGTCGTCAGTCGACAGGTCTTCACCTTCACGATCGGCGGCTCCTACGTGCTGGCCGGTGTGCTCGGCTTCATCGCGCTCGGCTCGGCGCCGTTCGCCCTGCGCCACTCTGCGCTGCTGAGCCTCATCGCCGCCATCGCCGTGGTCGGCGGGGGAACGATCATGCTGCTGGGGAAGGTACTGCCGCCGAGCACCTTCCACATGCTGTTGGCCATCGGCACCCTGCTGATCTCGGTCGCCATTGCCCTGATCAGTGACTTCCCACCGGCCGCGGTGGACGACGGGCTGATGTTCCTGGCCATCACCGTCGCCTGCACTTTCTACTTCGATCTCGTCTCAGCGACGATCCACGTGATCATCGTCGAGATCTGCATGTACTTCGCGGCCCAGTTCAGCGGGCTCTACGAGGGCGAGATCGTCTATCTGCAGGGCATCCTGATCTTCGTCGCCATCGCCGTAGCCTGGCTCACCCGGGCCGCCACCGCCGCCGACCGGGACGCGCTCACCGGCCTCTACAGCCGTCGCGGATTCGACGTCCAGCTGGCCCGGGCCATCGCCGACGCCAACCGGGGGGACCAGGCGCTGGCCGTGGTGGTGATCGACCTCGACGACTTCAAGTCGGTGAACGACCTCTACGGACATGGCGAGGGGGATCGGCTGCTGACCGCGATCTCGCAGATCTGGAAGCGGAGCGTCGACCGGGACCAGATCATGTGCCGCCAGGGCGGTGACGAGTTCGCCCTAATCCTCCCCGGATTCACGGCGAATCGGGCCGCCGCAGTGGCCGACGAGCTCCGCGCCCTGGTCCTTCACGAGACGTCCTTCTCGGCCGGGGTCGCCGAACTCCGGGCCGATGACTCGCAGTCGAAGCTGCTCGGACGGGCCGACGTCGCTGTGTACAACGCGAAGAGTGGCGGCGGCGGGCAGACCTGCCAGTACGGCGTCACCGACGACGGCTCCACCTCGACCGAGATCTATCAGGCCCTGGAGAACGGCGAGTTCGCCGTCTATTTCCAACCAATTCTCGATCTGGCCTCAGGGCAGATCAGCGGTGATGAGGCGCTGATCCGGTGGATCCACCCCGAACGCGGTCTCGTCTCGCCGCTGGAGTTCATTCCACTCGCCGAGCGCAGCGGGGCCATTCACGCGATCGGACGCTGGATTCTGCGTGAAGCCTGCGAGCGCACCGTCGCCTACAGCCGCCAGACAGGCCGCCCCCGCAGCATCTCGGTGAACGCCTCGGGGCATGAGCTGACCAATCCCGAGTACGCCGGATACATCGCGTCGGTGCTGGCGGAGACCGGGCTGGAGGCGTCGTCGCTGATCATCGAGGTCACCGAGTCGACCTTCGACGCCGACCACCTTCGCGTGCTGGCCGTACTGCGGAGCCTGCGCGAGCTGGGAGTCCGCATCGCAATCGACGACTTCGGCACCGGCTACTCGTCGCTCAATCGCCTGGATCACCTGCCAGTGAACGTGCTCAAGATCGACAAGAGCTTCGTGGACGCCATCCCCGAGGCCGGCGGCGAGGTACCCGTCCTACGCGCGATCGTCGCCATGGCCATCGCCCTCGACCTCACGATCGTCGCTGAAGGAGTCGAGACGCCCCGCCAGGCCCAGGTGCTCACCGAACTCGGCTGCTCGCACGCCCAGGGCTTCTACTTCGGCCGCCCGGCGCCGGAGCACCAGCAGACAGCTGTGAACCCGATCCGCGTCGTGGGCTCGGAGCGGGCCCTGCGGAGCAGCGGCACCTGGCACAGCCCTCAGATCGTCGCGTAA
- a CDS encoding Cytosine/adenosine deaminase — protein sequence MIVIEGAHIVTGDAAGREYRSGHLVLQGTRILAVGPAAAPREFQEAIARGEATRIDGAGRLVTAGFVNAHHHLNQWITRGYATDTTLFGWLTTLYPIWARLDADSLYASAAANLGWLALTGCTTSMDHQYVYPSGVGDLLEAEITAARDIGLRFHPTRGSMNLGQSDGGLPPDSVVETMDAILDASAAAIDRWHDPAFDAMTRIALAPCSPFSVTGELMRESAQLARERGVRLHTHVSETLDEEAFCLEKFGLTPPQYLESLGWLGADVWLAHCVHLSDEAVSRFAATGTGVAHCPTSNGRLGSGAAPIRALLDAGGVVGLGVDGAASNESGRMVDELHQALLVARVRDGELALNAREALALATMGGARCLGRQEELGSLEAGKLADVAIWRVDDLPGAGIEDPVVTLVIGATTLDRLYVNGRPVVAGGELLTADVETLATNAAAAAAAVRPASGGVPWT from the coding sequence GTGATCGTCATCGAGGGTGCCCATATCGTCACCGGCGACGCCGCCGGCCGCGAATACCGCAGCGGGCACCTAGTTCTGCAGGGGACTCGCATCCTGGCGGTTGGGCCGGCCGCGGCCCCGCGCGAGTTCCAGGAGGCGATAGCCCGCGGCGAGGCGACTCGGATCGATGGCGCCGGACGACTGGTGACGGCCGGCTTCGTCAACGCCCATCACCACCTGAACCAGTGGATCACCCGGGGTTACGCGACCGACACCACTCTCTTCGGCTGGCTCACCACGCTCTACCCGATCTGGGCGCGACTCGACGCCGACTCGCTCTACGCCTCCGCGGCGGCGAACCTGGGCTGGCTGGCCCTCACCGGCTGCACCACGAGCATGGATCACCAGTACGTCTATCCGAGCGGTGTCGGTGATCTCCTCGAGGCCGAGATCACCGCCGCGCGCGACATCGGCCTGCGCTTCCACCCGACCCGGGGCTCGATGAACCTCGGGCAGTCCGACGGCGGCCTCCCGCCGGACTCGGTGGTGGAGACGATGGACGCCATCCTGGACGCCAGCGCCGCCGCGATCGATCGCTGGCATGACCCGGCCTTCGACGCCATGACCCGGATCGCCCTGGCCCCCTGCTCGCCCTTCTCCGTCACCGGCGAATTGATGCGGGAGTCGGCGCAGTTGGCCCGGGAGCGGGGCGTCCGGCTCCACACCCACGTGTCGGAGACGCTGGATGAGGAGGCCTTCTGCCTGGAGAAGTTCGGCCTCACCCCGCCGCAGTACCTGGAGTCCCTCGGCTGGCTCGGGGCCGACGTCTGGCTGGCCCACTGCGTGCACCTCAGTGACGAGGCGGTCTCCCGCTTCGCCGCCACCGGGACCGGTGTCGCGCACTGCCCGACCTCGAACGGGCGCCTCGGCTCAGGTGCCGCGCCGATCCGGGCCCTCCTCGACGCGGGCGGAGTGGTCGGCCTCGGGGTGGACGGCGCCGCCTCCAACGAGTCAGGGCGGATGGTCGACGAGCTGCATCAGGCGCTGCTGGTGGCCCGGGTCCGGGACGGCGAACTGGCGCTGAATGCCCGGGAAGCACTGGCGCTGGCCACTATGGGCGGCGCCCGCTGCCTCGGCCGGCAGGAGGAGCTCGGCTCCCTGGAGGCCGGGAAACTGGCCGACGTCGCGATCTGGCGGGTCGATGACCTCCCTGGTGCTGGCATCGAAGACCCGGTGGTCACGCTCGTCATCGGGGCGACGACGCTCGATCGCCTCTACGTCAACGGACGGCCGGTGGTGGCCGGCGGCGAACTCCTCACCGCCGACGTCGAGACGCTGGCCACCAACGCCGCAGCGGCAGCGGCCGCGGTCCGACCTGCCAGCGGCGGCGTCCCTTGGACCTGA
- a CDS encoding molybdopterin dehydrogenase FAD binding domain-containing protein, protein MDLNGVAVLAEATDRRPQSGWRAGDSWLAGGTWLFSEPQPGIERLFDLGGFDWTPLQLHPDGGGLEIAATCTIADLARHRLPTQYLGAPLLLQCSQALLGSFKIWNVATVGGNICMGLPAGPMISLGSALDGVCLIWSTDGGSREVPVAEFVTGPGQNVLAAGELLRSITLPAAALQARTAFRQISLNNLGRSAALVIGRLDVDGALTITVTAATTRPVQLRFASIPGDRDLTGALHDCGAVYHDDVHGSPQWREAMTALFCREIRDELSNG, encoded by the coding sequence TTGGACCTGAACGGGGTAGCCGTCCTGGCCGAGGCCACCGATCGCCGACCGCAGTCCGGCTGGCGGGCCGGGGACAGCTGGCTGGCCGGCGGGACCTGGCTCTTCTCCGAACCACAGCCCGGCATCGAGCGTCTCTTCGACCTGGGTGGCTTCGACTGGACCCCGCTCCAACTGCACCCGGACGGGGGTGGGCTGGAGATCGCCGCCACCTGCACCATCGCTGACCTGGCCCGGCACCGGTTGCCGACGCAGTACCTGGGCGCACCGCTGCTCCTGCAGTGCAGCCAGGCGCTGCTTGGCTCGTTCAAGATCTGGAACGTGGCCACCGTCGGCGGCAACATCTGCATGGGCCTCCCGGCCGGCCCGATGATCTCGCTCGGATCGGCCCTGGACGGGGTCTGCCTCATCTGGAGCACTGACGGGGGTAGCCGGGAGGTGCCGGTGGCCGAGTTCGTCACCGGCCCCGGCCAGAACGTTCTGGCGGCGGGGGAGCTGCTCCGCTCGATCACGCTCCCCGCTGCGGCGCTGCAGGCGCGGACCGCGTTTCGCCAGATATCACTGAACAATCTCGGACGGTCGGCGGCGCTGGTGATCGGACGGCTTGACGTCGACGGCGCCCTGACCATCACCGTCACCGCGGCGACCACCCGGCCGGTGCAGCTGCGCTTCGCCTCCATCCCTGGCGACCGTGACCTCACCGGCGCGCTGCACGACTGCGGCGCGGTCTACCACGACGACGTCCACGGATCCCCTCAATGGCGGGAGGCCATGACGGCGCTCTTCTGCCGTGAAATACGGGACGAACTCAGCAATGGCTGA